The following proteins are co-located in the Deltaproteobacteria bacterium genome:
- a CDS encoding type II toxin-antitoxin system VapC family toxin, with protein MAERLFLDSNIIMYAIGGSHPLRRPCAAVIERIQARRLSVVTNTEIVQEILYRYRALGKAALALEVGALLMAIADEVFGVLPEDMRLAMELIRRHPAVNTRDAIHCATMVRTRTRTIISADRHFDQFPALRRLDPKDFAETTRASV; from the coding sequence ATGGCAGAACGACTCTTCCTCGACAGCAACATCATCATGTACGCCATCGGCGGCTCGCATCCGTTGCGGCGCCCTTGTGCGGCCGTTATTGAACGGATCCAGGCTCGGCGCTTGAGCGTCGTCACGAATACCGAGATCGTGCAAGAAATTCTGTATCGCTATCGGGCGCTCGGCAAGGCAGCGCTCGCCCTGGAAGTCGGGGCATTGCTCATGGCCATAGCCGATGAAGTTTTCGGAGTCTTGCCGGAAGATATGCGATTAGCGATGGAGCTGATCCGCCGTCACCCGGCGGTCAATACGCGTGACGCCATTCACTGCGCCACGATGGTCCGGACGCGTACCCGCACGATCATCAGCGCCGATCGCCATTTCGATCAGTTCCCAGCGCTCCGTCGCCTCGACCCCAAGGATTTCGCGGAGACGACGAGAGCATCCGTGTGA